A window of Juglans regia cultivar Chandler chromosome 7, Walnut 2.0, whole genome shotgun sequence contains these coding sequences:
- the LOC108995332 gene encoding zinc finger protein GAI-ASSOCIATED FACTOR 1-like translates to MQVDLDNSSIVSGEASVSSSGNQSTQPPKPSAKKKRNLPGMPDPDAEVIALSPKTLLATNRFVCEICNKGFQRDQNLQLHRRGHNLPWKLRQRSSKEVKKRVYVCPEPSCVHHNPSRALGDLTGIKKHFCRKHGEKKWKCDKCSKKYAVQSDWKAHSKICGTREYKCDCGTLFSRRDSFITHRAFCDALAEESARAQTQTPALVNSNSEPDPNTQPVDSCPPAPAPSPSPPPPPSPSPPAPPRTTGLISPVLSNKSPELPEKPPHIVEAPVTTGLNGNCSSTTSSSSNGNTSCSVFASLFASSTASASLQNPQPPVFTDLIRAMARPDPPTDITRPSSTETISLCLATNHGSSLFGTAGQELRQYAPPPQPAMSATALLQKAAQMGASATNASLLRGFGIVSSSSSSGQQDGLHWSQRQVETESSSVPAGLGLGHCDGSSGLKELMMGTPSMFGPKQTTLDFLGLGMAAGGGSPSSGLSALITSIGDGLDVATATAAAASYGGAEFSAKDVGRRSS, encoded by the exons ATGCAGGTCGACTTAGATAACTCCTCTATTGTTTCCGGAGAAGCCAGCGTGTCTTCATCTGGAAATCAGAGTACTCAACCTCCGAAGCCCAGTGCTAAGAAAAAGCGAAACCTTCCTGGAATGCCCG ATCCAGACGCGGAGGTGATTGCTCTGTCTCCGAAGACCCTGTTGGCCACGAACCGATTTGTGTGCGAAATTTGCAACAAAGGGTTTCAGAGGGATCAAAATCTGCAGCTCCATCGGCGAGGACACAACCTTCCGTGGAAGCTCCGGCAGAGGTCGAGTAAGGAGGTGAAGAAGAGGGTTTATGTATGTCCCGAACCGTCGTGCGTGCATCACAACCCGTCGCGAGCTCTGGGCGATCTCACAGGGATTAAGAAGCATTTCTGTCGTAAACACGGTGAGAAGAAGTGGAAATGCGATAAGTGCTCGAAGAAATACGCGGTGCAGTCCGATTGGAAAGCCCATTCCAAGATTTGTGGCACTAGGGAGTACAAATGCGATTGCGGGACTTTGTTTTCAAG gAGGGATAGCTTTATCACCCATCGGGCGTTCTGCGATGCGTTGGCAGAGGAGAGCGCCAGAGCTCAGACTCAGACTCCGGCATTAGTGAATTCAAATTCGGAGCCAGACCCAAATACTCAGCCAGTTGATTCATGTCCGCCAGCGCCagctccatctccatctccacctccacctccatctccatctccgcCAGCTCCGCCACGGACGACTGGTCTGATATCCCCTGTTTTATCGAACAAGAGTCCTG agttGCCGGAAAAGCCCCCGCATATAGTAGAAGCACCGGTCACGACAGGCTTGAATGGGAACTGTAGCAGCACCACAAGCTCGAGCAGCAATGGCAATACAAGTTGTAGTGTATTCGCAAGCTTATTTGCTTCCTCAACTGCATCAGCAAGCTTGCAAAATCCTCAACCTCCTGTCTTTACAGACCTAATACGTGCTATGGCACGTCCTGATCCCCCAACAGACATTACACGGCCTTCCTCTACAGAAACCATTTCTCTCTGCCTCGCCACCAATCATGGGTCATCGTTGTTTGGGACTGCCGGGCAAGAGCTTCGGCAATATGCACCGCCACCACAACCAGCCATGTCTGCCACCGCACTCCTACAGAAAGCTGCACAAATGGGGGCTTCCGCAACAAATGCATCGTTGCTTCGTGGATTTGGTATagtttcttcatcatcttcatctggGCAGCAAGATGGTTTGCACTGGAGTCAGCGGCAAGTAGAGACGGAGAGTTCCTCAGTTCCTGCGGGACTTGGACTTGGGCATTGTGATGGTAGCTCAGGATTGAAAGAATTAATGATGGGAACTCCTTCAATGTTTGGTCCTAAGCAAACTACCCTCGATTTTCTGGGGTTGGGAATGGCCGCTGGTGGAGGCAGCCCCAGCAGTGGCCTGTCGGCTCTAATCACATCTATTGGCGATGGCCTCGATGTGGCCACAGCAACGGCAGCAGCAGCATCCTATGGAGGCGCAGAGTTCTCCGCCAAAGACGTTGGAAGGAGGAGCTCATGA